One window from the genome of Kryptolebias marmoratus isolate JLee-2015 linkage group LG1, ASM164957v2, whole genome shotgun sequence encodes:
- the zgc:101858 gene encoding 3-oxoacyl-[acyl-carrier-protein] reductase FabG, with amino-acid sequence MASNDAFKVSSLRGKVALITGASSGIGAGTSLMFAKLGALLALNGRDMENLNKVAKQCVDCGSAEPLLVPGDLTDEETVRKTVEQTVARFGRLDVLVNSAGILAMGSIETEELAQYDKVMNVNVRSVYHLTQLCVPHLIKTKGSIVNVSSVNGQRSFPGVLAYCMSKSAIDQFTRCVALELASKQVRVNAVCPGVIITEVHRRAGLDDDQYAQFLEKCKQTHALGRPGEVEEVAHSIAFLASDAASFITGVTLPVDGGRHAMCPR; translated from the exons ATGGCTTCAAACGACGCATTTAAA gtGTCCTCCCTGCGGGGGAAAGTGGCCCTGATAACGGGAGCCAGTTCGGGTATCGGCGCAGGTACGAGCCTCATGTTCGCTAAACTCGGAGCTCTGTTGGCTCTGAACGGCCGCGACATGGAAAACCTGAATAAAGTGGCTAAACAGTGCGTGGACTGTGGATCTGCAGAG CCCTTGCTCGTACCTGGAGACCTGACTGATGAAGAGACGGTGAGGAAAACTGTGGAACAAACTGTCGCCCGCTTTGGTCGGCTGGATGTTCTGGTCAACAGCGCGGGCATCCTGGCAATGGGCAGCATCGAGACCGAGGAGCTGGCTCAGTACGACAAGGTCATGAACGTCAACGTCAG ATCTGTTTACCACCTGACTCAGCTCTGTGTGCCCCACCTGATCAAAACTAAAGGCTCCATCGTTAATGTATCCAGTGTGAACGGTCAGAGATCA TTTCCTGGTGTGCTGGCTTACTGCATGTCCAAGTCTGCCATTGATCAGTTCACACGTTGTGTAGCACTCG agcTGGCATCCAAACAAGTCAGAGTGAATGCGGTCTG tCCTGGAGTGATCATCACAGAAGTCCACAGGCGAGCAGGTCTGGATGATGATCAGTACGCTCAG TTTCTAGAGAAGTGCAAACAGACCCACGCCCTCGGTCGGCCAGgcgaggtggaggaggtggcgCACAGCATCGCCTTCCTGGCCTCCGATGCTGCCAGCTTCATCACCGGAGTGACGCTACCCGTCGATGGGGGTCGCCATGCCATGTGCCCACGATAA